One region of gamma proteobacterium HIMB55 genomic DNA includes:
- a CDS encoding general secretion pathway protein F (PFAM: Bacterial type II secretion system protein F domain~TIGRFAM: general secretion pathway protein F) yields MAAFKYRALDTSGKVVKGVLEGDSERQLRAQLRAKNLRPIEVSPASRRIASGSNESSTVRRGLFAPRLSGSDLALITRQLATLVASALPLDECLQAAAEQTRKASTKALLLQVRSKVAEGHTLAHAMGQFPQTFGDMYRAMVNAGEQAGQLGPVLDQLADYTESRQHTSQKLQMALIYPFVLIGVAIAVVTALMVFVVPEMVGIFAQTKTDLPPLTVALIATSDFLTNHGWLLGIGLVALVIAIQQLLKRPAYKRMSDSMLLQIPGIRRVLIGMDTARFSSTLSILMASGVPLLDALKIAGAVMNNLVLRSASQEVASKVQEGSSLNRALSQEDYFPPMMVHMVASGETSGELETMLERSAANQERELEATLGTVMGLFEPIMVVVMGGLVLTIVMAILLPIFDLNTMVR; encoded by the coding sequence ATGGCGGCGTTTAAGTACAGAGCGCTTGATACGTCGGGCAAAGTTGTAAAAGGCGTCCTCGAGGGTGATTCCGAGCGCCAACTACGTGCACAGCTTCGTGCCAAAAACCTCCGTCCCATTGAGGTCAGTCCTGCAAGCCGTCGAATTGCTTCAGGATCCAATGAGTCCTCTACGGTCCGTCGAGGTCTGTTCGCACCGCGACTGAGCGGCAGCGACCTGGCACTGATTACCCGCCAGCTTGCTACGTTGGTAGCCTCGGCTTTGCCGTTGGACGAATGTTTGCAGGCGGCGGCAGAGCAAACGCGTAAAGCATCAACCAAAGCGCTACTGCTTCAGGTCCGCTCCAAAGTGGCTGAGGGCCATACCTTGGCGCACGCCATGGGGCAGTTCCCTCAAACCTTTGGCGACATGTATCGCGCAATGGTTAATGCGGGAGAGCAGGCGGGGCAGTTGGGGCCGGTTCTCGATCAGCTAGCGGATTACACCGAAAGCCGGCAGCACACATCCCAAAAGCTTCAGATGGCTTTGATTTACCCATTCGTACTGATCGGTGTCGCAATCGCCGTGGTGACTGCTTTGATGGTGTTTGTTGTACCCGAGATGGTGGGTATCTTCGCCCAAACCAAAACCGATCTTCCGCCACTTACAGTAGCGCTTATCGCAACGAGTGATTTTCTAACGAATCACGGCTGGCTTTTGGGTATTGGACTGGTTGCGTTGGTAATAGCTATCCAACAGCTGCTCAAACGTCCCGCTTATAAGCGTATGTCCGACAGCATGCTTTTGCAGATCCCCGGCATCCGGCGTGTTTTGATTGGCATGGACACGGCCCGATTTTCATCGACGCTGAGTATTCTTATGGCCTCCGGGGTGCCACTGCTCGACGCCTTAAAAATTGCAGGTGCCGTGATGAATAATCTTGTCTTACGCTCCGCTAGCCAAGAGGTGGCGAGCAAGGTACAAGAGGGCTCTAGCTTGAATCGCGCCCTGTCGCAGGAGGATTACTTTCCTCCAATGATGGTACACATGGTGGCATCCGGTGAGACCAGTGGCGAGCTTGAGACAATGCTCGAGCGCTCCGCCGCAAACCAAGAGCGCGAGCTTGAAGCGACTTTAGGCACTGTTATGGGATTATTCGAGCCCATCATGGTGGTTGTCATGGGTGGCCTGGTGCTGACAATAGTGATGGCAATTTTGTTGCCGATTTTCGACTTGAATACGATGGTGAGGTAG
- a CDS encoding general secretion pathway protein G (PFAM: Prokaryotic N-terminal methylation motif; Bacterial type II secretion system protein G~TIGRFAM: general secretion pathway protein G; prepilin-type N-terminal cleavage/methylation domain), protein MKKQNGFSLIEILVVLVIMGLLISVVAPTVLNSADDARVQKVQADFKAIETALKIYRLDNYVYPSTEQGLVALVEPSTLEPEPRNFKRGGYLPEMPMDPWGREYLYLSPGEYGEVDIYSLGADGLPGGEDQSADIGNWGEGDGA, encoded by the coding sequence GTGAAGAAGCAAAACGGGTTTAGTTTGATCGAAATCCTGGTAGTCCTGGTCATCATGGGTCTGCTGATAAGTGTGGTTGCACCGACTGTCCTCAATAGTGCGGACGATGCGCGCGTGCAGAAAGTGCAGGCGGATTTCAAAGCGATCGAAACCGCGCTGAAAATCTATCGTCTTGATAACTACGTTTATCCTAGTACCGAGCAAGGTCTCGTCGCGCTGGTCGAGCCATCGACCCTCGAGCCAGAGCCCCGAAATTTCAAGAGAGGGGGTTACCTCCCCGAAATGCCTATGGATCCTTGGGGCCGCGAGTATCTCTATTTGTCGCCTGGTGAATATGGTGAGGTCGACATTTACTCGCTAGGTGCAGACGGTTTGCCTGGCGGCGAAGATCAGAGTGCCGACATTGGCAATTGGGGTGAGGGCGACGGCGCCTAA
- a CDS encoding general secretion pathway protein H (TIGRFAM: prepilin-type N-terminal cleavage/methylation domain): MSRVQRGFSLIEMLAVVFVVVLLTSLVSLNVGSGGADINRENKVREVAAMLSYALTEAELSGTDHGLLIHRLADGGASYRGLWLRRYDQGWAPPLSLNDAFEDLEFEPGVELELQLEEQPLVDFEMLEEDTNPPPQIILFAGGEVTPGELTWIDDRTGDLLYILRWDLFGRMQFLPKGIEPDELFEEGVFD; this comes from the coding sequence ATGTCCCGGGTTCAGCGAGGATTTAGCCTCATTGAAATGCTGGCAGTCGTGTTCGTGGTGGTTCTGTTAACCTCCCTTGTAAGCCTAAACGTCGGTTCAGGTGGTGCCGATATTAACCGCGAGAATAAGGTTCGTGAGGTTGCTGCCATGCTCAGCTACGCACTTACCGAGGCCGAACTTAGTGGCACTGATCACGGGCTGCTGATTCATCGCCTTGCCGACGGTGGCGCAAGCTACCGAGGGCTTTGGCTGAGGCGCTATGACCAGGGCTGGGCGCCGCCTCTATCGCTCAATGACGCCTTTGAAGACCTCGAGTTTGAGCCGGGAGTTGAGCTCGAATTGCAGCTTGAAGAGCAGCCGCTCGTCGATTTCGAAATGCTCGAGGAAGATACTAATCCGCCGCCGCAGATTATTTTATTCGCGGGAGGCGAGGTAACGCCGGGTGAGCTGACGTGGATAGACGATCGCACAGGCGATCTTCTCTACATATTGCGCTGGGACCTGTTCGGAAGAATGCAGTTCTTACCAAAAGGCATCGAGCCTGATGAGCTGTTTGAGGAGGGGGTGTTTGATTAA
- a CDS encoding general secretion pathway protein I (PFAM: Prokaryotic N-terminal methylation motif; Bacterial type II secretion system protein I/J~TIGRFAM: prepilin-type N-terminal cleavage/methylation domain; general secretion pathway protein I) produces the protein MINRFLYQVSCSQKGRMRGNHLQETCLRDKRLKSEDLLNRRSQNHPTQKGFTLVEVMVALTVVAVTLPALLFLLSQQVDGTAYLRDRSVAQWVAADRVAEVRLAVAKQQRASEGVIAGESERAGRTWYWRSEIQETPVPGFMRLTVTVTSEEDEGDAALYTLDAFLNAEGSNAAR, from the coding sequence TTGATTAATCGCTTTCTCTACCAAGTCAGCTGTTCGCAAAAAGGTCGCATGCGCGGGAACCACCTGCAAGAGACGTGTCTGCGAGACAAACGTCTCAAATCTGAGGACCTGCTAAACAGGCGCAGTCAAAATCATCCCACTCAAAAAGGTTTCACGCTTGTTGAGGTCATGGTGGCGCTGACAGTGGTTGCTGTGACGCTCCCGGCTTTATTGTTTTTACTATCGCAGCAGGTCGATGGTACCGCCTATTTGCGAGATCGTTCTGTGGCTCAGTGGGTGGCAGCGGATCGTGTTGCCGAGGTGCGTCTCGCAGTGGCAAAACAGCAACGCGCTAGCGAGGGTGTGATTGCAGGGGAGTCAGAGCGCGCGGGCCGAACTTGGTACTGGCGTAGCGAAATTCAAGAGACACCCGTCCCGGGCTTTATGCGTTTAACTGTCACCGTGACCTCTGAGGAGGACGAGGGTGATGCGGCGCTTTACACCTTGGATGCCTTCCTAAATGCGGAGGGGTCAAATGCAGCAAGGTAG
- a CDS encoding general secretion pathway protein J (PFAM: Pseudopilin GspJ~TIGRFAM: prepilin-type N-terminal cleavage/methylation domain; general secretion pathway protein J) — protein MQQGRCPLKSLGSGSAAEVKASQRGFTLVEVLIAMAITAFVSVLSYQTLSTAITGIESARDASERLHEINRAFTVMSRDIRQIANRPVVDEFGQLASAVSGGPLARDPLRLTRSGWHNSTGAPRSTLQRVAYRLEEGQLLRLTYPVLDRTTAIEPIETVLLNEVDTLEFRFLPTINDLEVDRNQAIDRRFWQENWLAEVGFTNQLIMPPAAIEMRITLADWGELERLYVMPAFE, from the coding sequence ATGCAGCAAGGTAGGTGTCCGCTTAAAAGCCTTGGAAGCGGGTCGGCAGCAGAAGTAAAGGCTTCACAAAGGGGCTTCACCTTGGTCGAAGTACTGATCGCAATGGCGATAACGGCGTTTGTTTCGGTGCTTTCCTATCAGACCTTATCTACTGCCATCACAGGTATTGAATCGGCGCGTGATGCGTCCGAGCGCCTCCACGAAATTAATCGCGCTTTCACCGTCATGTCACGTGATATTCGGCAAATAGCGAATCGACCGGTTGTCGACGAGTTCGGGCAACTTGCCTCCGCTGTCTCGGGCGGACCACTCGCGCGTGATCCACTGCGGCTCACTCGGTCGGGATGGCACAACAGCACGGGCGCACCGCGTAGCACGCTGCAACGCGTAGCCTATCGCCTTGAGGAAGGGCAGCTTTTACGGCTGACTTACCCGGTGCTTGACCGAACCACGGCCATCGAACCGATCGAAACCGTGTTGTTGAATGAGGTTGATACGCTCGAGTTTAGGTTCTTGCCGACGATCAACGATCTTGAGGTCGATCGTAATCAGGCGATTGATCGACGATTTTGGCAGGAAAATTGGTTGGCAGAAGTCGGTTTTACCAATCAGCTAATCATGCCTCCTGCGGCCATAGAAATGCGCATTACCTTGGCTGACTGGGGTGAATTGGAGCGACTTTATGTCATGCCAGCCTTCGAATAA